AATGTGTGTGTCCAGCGGCTGTAACCCAGTGTGCTGAGCAAAAGGAGGGAAGGGCAAGTCTGTTTGTCACTGGAGGGCTCTGCTCTGTCCCCGTGCCACAGGGACTCACGCGGCTCCCGCTGCTGGAGGCATCTGCTGTCAGAGCCCTGGTCTGTGTCAAGTCCCCCACGAGGACCTCCAACAGAGCTAGAGTTAGTCGTGGGCCTGCCTGTCTCCTCTGCCTGGGTGTTAACATCACCTTTTGAGGGGTACAGACTGAGCCCGCCCCACATAGATCCTGTGCAGAGATAATTCTCGAGCAGGCTGTCAGTCTCTGCTGCTGGCTCTCTTGAAGAGCATTGCTTGAAAGCCACTTCCAGGGACAAGGCTAGAAATCTGCTTTCTCAGGAGCGATTTCTCTGCTGCAATCTTGCCTCGAGAGCAAATGCTCCTCGTGGCATCTGAGATCTGCCTCTCTTTTCTAGCCTCCAGAAACAGCGAGGAGCTCAGCGGCCTGGCGTTCCTGGATTGCAACACGTTGCTCCTCTGCTGTGCCAAGGGCCAGCTGTGCCTGGCTGACGTTCGGCAGCCGCAGAGTCCCTTGGAGGCTGTGTCCGTCCCCTCGGCGCCGTGTGGCGAGCGGTGGTGCATGGGAGTCGGGCGCGGACCTCAAGGCTCTGACTCAAGCTTCCAGCCCGTAGCTTGCCTCTCGAGCGGAGGGCACCTCACCCTAACAGACGTAAGAAAAACCTCAGAGTACTTGGCCTCGGCAAAGTGCAGAGTTCCCTCTGCCAGCTCGGGTGCAGAGTTCCTGTGCGTCTCCTGGGCTCCTGCTCTGGAAGGCTGCCTTGCCATTTCAGGTATGTGCTTTGGGCAGAGATCTCCTTTTCTGGATGCTTTTTTGATCTGTATTTCTATCAAGGCCCAGCACACCCCACCTCGCTTTTAACACCCCGGTTAGGGGGTGGTTGTTCAGAGCTCCTCCTGGAGCCAGCAGAGATGCGAGCTAATTGtcctctgcagctgcctctctCCAACAGCCACAGAAGGGGCCTGCATGGGTTGGGGGGGACTCCCGCTTCCCTCCTGGGAGAACAAAGACCCCAAACTCTTAGCAAACGCTGCCCTGATAGTGCCAGCGACAGCCTGGCCGCAGGGATACCGCGCTGATAAGAACCAGCTGGGCAGCAAGGCTGCCTCTTGGCCAGAGCATTGCAAATTCAGACTAGTGAATTTGCAGGCTTTTTGGATCTGGCCCGTGTTCTCCCTGGCAGCTGTTAGCTTGAGACAAGCTCCTCGGAGGCTTGGATGCTCTGCTGTCACAGGTTTTCAGTCTGGGCCTTTGTCCTCGTTTCTGTCTCGGCAGCGCTGCTGGGAGGTGAGCGTGAGCCCGACGGGACTAGAACAAGCAATTTACTTCTGCGGTCTGATTCCCTTTTATTCAAGGTTTTGATGGGACCGTGCACGTGTATGACAcgcagagctgggacagctctgGCAAGGAAGCAGAGCCGATCTTTGTTCACAAAGGCCATGCGTTCGGCGAATGGGACAGCAGCGGAGGCCCTCCCCTCGTCACAGTGCACACGTGGCATCCGCAGAAACCAAGAACTTTATTGTCAGCAGCAAGTGACGGTTCCCTGCACGTTTGGGACTGGGTTCAGTCTTGTGGGAAGTGTGGGTAGACCGTACTTTCGGTGAGATGTGGTGTGTTTCCTGTCGATGTTCTAGTTTGCGTAGGCTGTGAGGTATCTGCATGCAGATACTGTTTTGAGACAGTTGTAGTGAACAGAACCAACTGTAAAGAATGCTATTTTAATATAGTAAAAATTTTGATTGTAGTACTTGTTCTCCTGTGTACCAGCCTTCAAATGACAGCTGAGCCTGTAGGTCTGGTCGTGCCCGCCAGCAGAGAACCGTCATTTTATCGTAGACCCATGTCGTGTCTGCACcatgcttttcagaagaaaacagacaaaaaaccatCAGTCCAGTTTGAGGAAACGGGCTATTCTGTGGCATATTTAACCCGCTGCTTTCCAGGCCCGAAGCACCGGGGGTAAAGCCGTACGCCCCATGGGGCGTTGGCATTTCATCACATGTGTGTGTCACAAGTAGCGGCCCCCGCTCAGGAAGTCGTGGTGCAAACGCAGCCTGCTTGCAGCCTGCAAAAAGGAACAGGAACAACCTTTTCAGCCCCAGCCTGCTACAAGCTTTGCCCTCCCCCTGTGTAACTGGAGAGTACCCAGTCTAGGAGAAGGCCTTGGTATCTTTTTGGCTCTTTTCCCACCAACTGAAAGTTTAAATTTGATCGAGCTAATGTGATTTCCTGGGCCTGAGGAAGCTAGGCAATGACTCCTGCAACGCCTACGCTGTTACCAAGGTGTTacttggggggggaaaaaactgtcTGCTCCTTATCCCGAACGTGAAAACCACCGTGTTTCAtcgaggagctggggagggagtcAAGAGccgtggcagagcctggcagcggggcaggggagggatgcGGGCAGGGGGTGCTCACCTGCAAATGCTTGCAGAAGGCCTGCCAGGCTGCGTCCCCTCTGCTCCGCACCCCGGCACCGTGTTTGCCGTCCCCTCGTGCTTCTAAGCACCTTTTCACCTTTATTTCTGGGGTTGGGAACTGTCGCTCTGCTTCCCTCGGAGGAGGGGTACAAAGGGCTCCCCGCTTTTCTGGGTGTAAGCTGAGGTGGGGAGAAGGGCTTGAGGACAGGCTGGGCGAGTCGGGGTGAAGGTTGTACTTGGGGAGGACGGCGCTTGAAGCGGCTGGGAATGCGGTGTACCGAGCTGCGCCGTGTCATGGCAACAGCTCTTTGCCTGCAGGTGCTAAGGCTGAAACCTGCTCCCATCAACTCGCTGACAGGGGGAAGCTCCACACAAAGCCATGTGGGCTCTTCCCCTCCACACCCAAAACTGTCCCTGCCTACGTGGCAGCGTGTGAAATGGGGGGGAGCGTGTCCTGCCCGAGGCCGGGAGAGGTTTGGTGCTTTGTCACCTACCAAAGCCATAGGTCTGCGTCACCACCGGCAGCGACAGTTTCTGCACCAGCAGAGAAAAAAGTCTGTTTGAGCCCAGGAGAATCTGAGCACTCGTGCAGGAATGCCTGGTCCTCCTTTCCACCTCTGGGGTGTCCCCAGCAAAACCAGTCTAGCTGTGCCAATGTCAAACTGGTGTGAATGGGTTCTGGCCAGGGGCCTGGGAGGATTTCCGCCCCAGTGAGGGGCAGCTGGGAGGGCTCCTGGCTTTCCAGTCTCTACATCTGCTGTTGCGTGTGTTCCTACCTGCTGCGGGAGAGCACGGCGTGCCCTTCCCCTGCACCGACACCTCCAGGTCTGTGAGTTTAGGAGGTGGCTTTTCCAGCCCAAGGTGGGACAAGGTGCAGTCCCGAGAAGGGCAGCGTGTGGCTGATGGGTACACAGACGTGGAGGGTTCCCAAAGTGGGATCCTGGAGCTCAATGGATTTTTCTCAAGCACCTCTGGGACCAGGAGATTTGGGAAACTGAGGcgcacagctcagctgctgcagctcctctcgGCTCCTCCACGACACGCAGCCTTCAGATGGAAACACCCACCAGGGTGAGGGTCTGGCCCTGGAGGAGATGGGCTCTGAGGAGGAGAGATGACCACTGCAGTCTTCCCAGCAACCCGGCTTCATCTTCCTCGCTCTCTCCTTTGCAGGGCCGTGGTGGAGGAGCTGGCAAGCGGAAGCAGCAGAGCCAAGCCTGACCGCGGCCCATGTCACGATGATGCAGGTAGTGCAGAGAGGACCGGGAAGCAAACTTGCTTGGCTTTCTAAAAAAACGGGGCTTAAGCAATAGCACAGTTTGTACTCATCtaaacttcccttttttttttttttttttttcccaaaataacttAAGCCTTCTTGTCCAGCTTGAACCAGATTTGACAGGGGACTAGACATGTCCAAAATATTAAGTACTTGCAGCTGCCATGGAGAGGGATTATGCACAGAGGAGGGATCTCCCTTTAAACATGACGCTGGAGAACTCAGACCGGGTGGTGAGGACATTTCTCCCAGAAACGCACCATGAGGACCTTCAGGCAACGCCTGAACGTTTCATCAGAGAGTCCGATTGTGAGACTGCGGGGACCTTGGCTTTGCTGGAGCCAGATTCGCCCTTGGTGGGGAAGGTTGGGATGGCTCCTGTCCCCAGCGCAAATGCTGACACCCCCGAGAGGGACTGACTTAAGGACggcctctccttccccacagcgTCCCTGTGGCAAGGGGCAGCTCGCAGCTGTGTTGGACGTGCGTGTGTCCAACCTCTGCTCTCCATGGGACCACGGAAAGGTCCTCCAGGACCCCTGTCTTCCTTGGGGCAAGCTGACCACAGAGCTTTCCTCTCTGGTCGAACCTCCGAGCGAGCGGGCTGGACGCGCAGGGCTGGAGAGATGTTTCCCAGCAGGGAACGGATCCAGACTGGTGCTGTGGATGCTGGCCAGAGCAAGCTGTGCTCTGGGTTTCTCCTCCCTTGCCTGGGAGGGGACAAGCCACAGCCTTCCCTGAGGGGCTGTCCCCCAATTCAGGCCCAGAAATGTGGGGGTTATTTGGCTCATCCCCCAGTCCTGGCTCCCGGGGGGATGTGAAGCTCACTGCAGCATCAGCTCCCCGCTGCCCACGCACCAAGGCGGAGCGgtccagccctggagct
The genomic region above belongs to Mycteria americana isolate JAX WOST 10 ecotype Jacksonville Zoo and Gardens chromosome 1, USCA_MyAme_1.0, whole genome shotgun sequence and contains:
- the WDR73 gene encoding integrator complex assembly factor WDR73 — translated: MEAVGAGEEEADEWLLLSLRLYKDLHTFELQAPTRVIEWARGNRVCVAGYGQSGGHEILQLLPPPTLQAKETQGLCPERDFKVECGGFSNRPVYSLKHVPDTSLLVTSGPPDSSLQVWQVSAEDSDVIKSVSAIPTENGTGQPWAKIATISARAPWVLHGSRLNSVQITEVESRKNVYMAASRNSEELSGLAFLDCNTLLLCCAKGQLCLADVRQPQSPLEAVSVPSAPCGERWCMGVGRGPQGSDSSFQPVACLSSGGHLTLTDVRKTSEYLASAKCRVPSASSGAEFLCVSWAPALEGCLAISGFDGTVHVYDTQSWDSSGKEAEPIFVHKGHAFGEWDSSGGPPLVTVHTWHPQKPRTLLSAASDGSLHVWDWVQSCGKCG